In Trichoderma atroviride chromosome 2, complete sequence, one DNA window encodes the following:
- a CDS encoding uncharacterized protein (EggNog:ENOG41) → MDLSQLPDVSNRLVTAGNPARDGISGMDHERCAALHNYLLQYAWLAEGRSLGSLRNNSNTFFTVHGTAAELIRTRLSVSLAMFLDTAKLPPDATEWLPFFFWAGGLSDPGSLIDEALTDLFDQPEDSLVCLYFPNIGQGGESGGGLLYHQRHHRAAVFMHMDDLGFALPVEAHRELWHPLETVLSNWIGLIHLGKVAASPRDEPALYDSEKIGPWEWRPYGEAQVTSCISAWNRLCEAIEARMPPQPPPAADPGPLLTPAVLDGASVPQDCFSRSFLTAARRPLFNFIAPGLLLPPADTSAFAAVQPFSKLSRGCHTIPSVCIFPAAGGEEVDLAGSPYLFSTGIDDSVPSRVLAGVYTEPVDRGNYDYAEEGFRMLLPYGFRGDWGDHLGARKSDGSTIERNKGTELFQHGYKPFGGDYYRAQRLERLLECWFRLVDQGIWSVGPQGVEGTIDTFKEADTERWKDYLIPPTW, encoded by the coding sequence CGATGGTATATCAGGCATGGACCATGAACGATGCGCAGCTCTGCACAATTACTTGTTACAGTACGCCTGGCTGGCTGAAGGCCGTTCGTTGGGCAGTCTGAGAAATAATTCCAACACCTTCTTCACCGTTCACGGTACTGCGGCCGAGCTTATTCGTACGCGGCTCAGCGTTTCTCTGGCGATGTTCCTTGATACCGCCAAGTTGCCTCCCGATGCTACCGAGTGGctgccattcttcttctgggccgGCGGGCTCTCCGACCCAGGCTCACTCATCGACGAAGCCCTGACCGACTTGTTCGACCAGCCAGAAGACAGCCTGGTGTGCTTGTACTTCCCCAACATCGGTCAGGGCGGTGAatctggcggcggcctgcTCTACCACCAACGCCACCACCGGGCTGCCGTCTTCATGCACATGGACGACCTCGGCTTTGCGTTACCCGTGGAGGCCCACCGAGAGCTCTGGCATCCGCTCGAGACGGTGCTGTCCAACTGGATCGGCCTGATTCACCTTGGCAAGGTCGCAGCGTCGCCCAGGGACGAGCCGGCCCTGTATGACAGCGAGAAGATTGGCCCCTGGGAGTGGCGGCCCTACGGCGAAGCCCAAGTTACGTCTTGCATCAGCGCGTGGAACCGCCTGTGCGAGGCCATCGAGGCGCGGATGCCACCACAGCCTCCGCCAGCCGCAGATCCAGGGCCTCTGCTGACACCCGCCGTCCTGGATGGAGCCTCTGTGCCTCAAGACTGCTTTTCGCGCTCGTTTCTCACCGCTGCTCGGCGGCCTCTGTTTAACTTCATTGCTCCCGGCCTTTTGCTGCCTCCGGCGGACACGtctgcctttgccgccgTGCAACCCTTTTCGAAATTGTCTCGCGGCTGTCACACCATACCTTCTGTTTGCATTTTCCCTGCTGCCGGCGGTGAGGAGGTTGACTTGGCGGGATCGCCATATCTGTTTTCCACCGGCATTGATGACTCAGTGCCGTCTCGTGTTCTTGCTGGTGTGTACACCGAACCAGTTGATAGGGGTAATTACGATTATGCCGAGGAAGGATTTCGGATGTTGCTTCCGTACGGCTTCAGGGGTGACTGGGGTGACCATTTAGGCGCGCGGAAAAGCGATGGATCAACTATTGAAAGGAATAAGGGTACGGAGCTTTTCCAACACGGATACAAACCTTTTGGTGGTGACTACTACCGGGCTCAGCGGCTGGAACGCTTGCTTGAGTGTTGGTTCAGGCTTGTTGACCAAGGTATCTGGTCGGTTGGGCCACAAGGGGTAGAAGGCACCATTGATACTTTCAAGGAGGCTGATACAGAGCGGTGGAAGGACTATCTCATCCCGCCCACTTGGTGA
- a CDS encoding uncharacterized protein (EggNog:ENOG41) → MALVLNNSPQGENRTAAIYSEGTLEWDLKHKRLPPPGIRVQRQDAHFGIRQKPKDLWRKAKGALITSRKELQIGPQFHYSKLGTGEIRILSVQPGKDDEPLKATLFKRKLEDVRNGYEALSYTWGNPKEKPLDKIMIRDLDAALPQAVSMKTVVQAAVFKGWGAPFYIRSNLNRALMRLRKMTDSPINIWVDAICIDQSESGHREKEEQLAMMAQIYNYASHVCIWLGDGIAHADGAFGLVRDIMNFKKFDTKVKSSETKENWIQLIEVMKAPWFSRRWIIQEVALSKSASLHCADQVVHWDDFADAVSLLLEKIHVLRTRFDEEIFEDVETTSASILIQCLDNICHKSYTGDVLAKLLDLETLVSTLLGFQATSPRDTIYSVLSLANDPPGEDEPWTEIHSEQLESNWRNDHEMPLSQDQLRELKRKIALKPNYAISTRDVFIAFVTRSICKSKSLDIICRHWAPNVTDDEFSEKVPMPSWISNIYNAPFGGPNSSKGRQNGDNFVAYLPHDRRKRYRACGSYLADDFSMALDPFLQSAEGPSLRKSMNRNRAHSLRTQFPLQSFPSPRPITVLSPVENCSPLIEPFPDLQISTANSLSTPPSPTAVEASSLSETKRVGVAPAVTVSDPAGGTTGISPALKVEIPRSPRVSISGNIKSRQSSIRVVSSDVERKYQLSGVIKAGGIVLGKIKYQSDVMRGGIIPGEWVTRLGWRAGEKQNKVPDTLWRLLVADRAAGGGKPPSWYQRACLHGLVDPRVSDNEGNIHSVTPPNRKISEMTTEYFHRVEAVVWNRRLFEAEANVSRLSNVQVLTPETKQAMIIFRKDISLGSASGPKSLFGLASKEAEDGDLVCILFGCTVPVILRLIEDLGLYKLIGEAYVHGVMDGEAMISSEVVDAMKVDFQIC, encoded by the exons ATGGCTCTGGTACTAAATAACTCGCCGCAAGGAGAGAATCGGACCGCGGCGATTTACAGCGAAGGCACATTGGAATGGGACCTCAAACACAAACGACTACCGCCTCCAGGTATTCGCGTGCAGCGGCAAGATGCTCACTTTGGCATCCGCCAGAAGCCCAAAGACTTGTGGCGCAAAGCAAAAGGTGCCCTCATCACGTCAAGAAAAGAGCTGCAGATAGGGCCGCAGTTTCACTACAGCAAGCTTGGAACGGGAGAGATTCGGATTCTGAGCGTACAGCCAGGGAAAGACGACGAGCCCCTAAAAGCTACCCTTTTCAAACGCAAACTAGAAGATGTGCGTAATGGATACGAGGCGCTGTCTTACACATGGGGGAATCCCAAAGAAAAGCCCTTGGATAAGATTATGATACGCGACCTGGACGCAGCGCTACCTCAAGCAGTAAGCATGAAGACGGTAGTCCAGGCTGCGGTCTTCAAAGGCTGGGGTGCGCCTTTTTATATTCGAAGTAACCTGAATCGAGCACTCATGAGGCTGCGGAAAATGACTGATAGCCCCATCAACATCTGGGTAGATGCAATATGCATTGACCAGTCTGAGTCGGGGcacagagaaaaagaagagcaattggccatgatggcccAAATCTACAACTATGCATCCCATGTCTGCATCTGGCTGGGCGACGGCATTGCGCATGCAGATGGTGCCTTTGGCCTCGTCAGAGACATTAtgaattttaaaaaattcGATACAAAAGTCAAAAGCTCtgagacaaaggaaaattgGATTCAACTCATTGAGGTTATGAAGGCCCCTTGGTTTAGTCGACGGTGGATCATTCAGGAAGTCGCTCTTTCAAAGAGCGCATCGCTGCATTGCGCCGACCAGGTTGTCCATTGGGACGATTTTGCCGATGCTGTCTCGCTTTTGCTAGAAAAGATTCATGTTTTGAGAACCAGGTTTGATGAAGAAATATTTGAAGACGTTGAAACTACAAGCGCTTCAATACTCATACAATGCCTGGACAATATTTGCCACAAGTCGTACACGGGAGACGTGTTGGCCAAACTACTAGATCTCGAAACTTTGGTCTCAACCCTTCTTGGTTTCCAAGCGACGTCGCCTCGAGACACCATCTACTCAGTCTTATCGCTGGCTAATGACCCTCCCGGCGAAGATGAGCCCTGGACCGAAATCCATTCCGAGCAACTCGAGAGTAACTGGAGAAATGACCACGAGATGCCATTAAGCCAAGATCAATTACGCGagttgaaaaggaaaatcgCGTTGAAACCAAATTACGCCATCAGCACACGAGATGTTTTCATCGCATTTGTCACTCGTTCAATCTGTAAATCGAAAAGCCTAGACATCATCTGCCGGCACTGGGCACCCAATGTCACCGATGACGAGTTTTCAGAGAAGGTTCCCATGCCTTCGTGGATCTCAAACATATACAACGCACCGTTTGGCGGGCCGAATTCCTCGAAAGGGCGGCAGAATGGTGATAATTTTGTTGCATATCTTCCTCATGACCGACGGAAGCGATATAGGGCTTGCGGATCCTACTTGGCTGATGACTTTTCCATGGCTTTGGATCCATTCCTCCAATCCGCCGAAGGTCCATCTCTAAGAAAGAGCATGAATAGGAACAGAGCCCATAGCCTTCGGACGCAATTTCCTCTGCAGTCTTTTCCCTCACCTCGTCCCATCACGGTACTATCTCCGGTGGAAAACTGCTCAC CCTTGATTGAACCATTTCCAGATTTACAAATCAGCACCGCAAATAGTTTGTCGACTCCGCCATCTCCAACGGCAGTAGAGGCTTCTTCGCTTTCAGAAACCAAGAGAGTCGGTGTAGCACCCGCCGTCACAGTTAGCGACCCCGCGGGGGGGACAACTGGCATAAGTCCGGCTTTAAAAGTTGAAATCCCACGATCTCCTCGAGTCAGTATCTCTGGAAACATCAAGTCCCGTCAAAGCTCTATCCGGGTTGTGTCATCGGATGTAGAGAGAAAGTATCAACTCAGCGGCGTGATTAAAGCCGGTGGAATCGTGCTTGGCAAGATCAAATACCAGTCCGATGTTATGCGAGGCGGCATCATCCCTGGCGAGTGGGTTACTCGGCTAGGCTGGAGGGCTGGAGAGAAACAGAACAAAGTCCCAGACACGCTCTGGCGACTGTTGGTGGCTGAtcgcgctgctggcggtgggaAACCGCCATCGTGGTATCAGCGGGCATGCTTGCACGGGCTGGTTGACCCTCGTGTATCTGACAACGAGGGCAATATCCATTCGGTCACGCCTCCGAACCGAAAGATTTCAGAGATGACGACGGAATACTTTCACCGCGTTGAAGCTGTGGTTTGGAACAGAAGATTGTTTGAAGCCGAGGCCAATGTCAGCCGTTTATCCAACGTCCAAGTTCTTACGCCAGAGACCAAGCAGGCAATGATCATTTTCCGCAAAGACATTAGCCTCGGGTCAGCATCAGGGCCTAAAAGTCTCTTTGGACTCGCATCTAAAGAAGCCGAGGACGGTGATTTGGTGTGCATTCTGTTTGGCTGTACAGTTCCTGTCATCCTAAGGCTTATAGAAGACTTGGGGCTTTATAAGCTGATTGGAGAAGCATATGTGCATGGTGTTATGGATGGCGAAGCGATGATCAGCAGCGAAGTGGTGGATGCGATGAAGGTAGATTTCCAAATATGCTAG
- a CDS encoding uncharacterized protein (EggNog:ENOG41), translating to MDLSSARVKSYFLSPITTIPPEGPIRLGSIIEDPSYVQEPINNPPVSPGSAGEKVYLHNAANSAVTLNASKSFALGLFVKFQQLLQSKIGGKASSAVEETWSFSNLQTQWFKPSDDYIKQSLQQMEVQEFIAQNYSWLRRTKLYMVTGVMIAEGASSAIRVAKQNELHLSLGVDAPLPQVPIAVRPQLDLEGASGVTKSQGKSDTVVFAFQLRRIKISPAGDVTHAQYTDGSLLSVHKDASSDKKSYQIVVDGIDEDDVNPVEFGLEGSSLDVDDAMEESG from the coding sequence ATGGATTTGTCTTCGGCCCGAGTCAAGTCATACTTCCTTTCACCCATAACAACGATTCCTCCGGAAGGACCAATAAGGCTTGGAAGCATAATTGAGGATCCAAGTTATGTTCAAGAGCCTATAAACAATCCACCCGTCTCTCCAGGTTCCGCCGGGGAAAAAGTATACTTGCACAATGCTGCTAATAGCGCCGTCACATTGAACGCTTCCAAAAGCTTTGCCCTCGGACTCTTCGTAAAGTTTCAGCAACTCCTTCAAAGCAAAATTGGAGGAAAAGCGTCGTCCGCCGTCGAAGAGACATGGTCCTTCAGTAACTTACAGACACAATGGTTCAAACCAAGCGATGACTACATAAAGCAGAGTTTGCAGCAAATGGAGGTGCAAGAGTTCATCGCCCAAAATTATTCTTGGCTGAGGCGAACCAAGCTCTACATGGTGACTGGTGTCATGATTGCAGAAGGCGCTTCCTCAGCTATCAGAGTCGCAAAGCAGAACGAGCTTCATCTCAGCCTAGGCGTCGATGCTCCATTGCCGCAAGTCCCAATCGCGGTCCGTCCTCAATTAGACCTTGAAGGCGCATCAGGCGTAACGAAATCTCAAGGGAAATCAGACACTGTCGTTTTTGCATTCCAACTTCGGCGAATCAAGATCTCCCCCGCTGGTGATGTCACACACGCGCAGTATACTGATGGAAGTTTGTTATCTGTTCATAAAGATGCAAGCTCGGACAAAAAGAGTTATCAGATTGTTGTGGATGGGatcgacgaggatgatgttAATCCTGTCGAATTTGGATTGGAAGGTTCGTCGCTTGATGTGGATGACGCTATGGAAGAGAGTGGCTGA
- a CDS encoding uncharacterized protein (EggNog:ENOG41~MEROPS:MER0000309), with the protein MYGKDEQFFGTNGTGGPAYEPVKIAVLDSDISPKHLKPFRMRIKARENFAGGQQNAADTDHGTTVAQLVLKACPTAHVYVAQVTKLNSFGESAVDAEAAAKAIEYAADPTGWGVDIITMSFGWTHVNKRISEALSFAKQHGVLMFASTTNYGFTETNSILYPGRAQEVICVDAAEDTGQLAGFAIEDIIQGRIERFSAPGLGIKSAISGESMDGSSFACPLAAGIAALALEFARQIPLCGSKSVQEAVQQREGMVRILREMSKLNSSSSSRFLCPWELLGDDDGVYGGDGRPGSARYFVAYRFVRLLRQEFGSDIGKEIFP; encoded by the coding sequence ATGTATGGCAAAGACGAACAATTCTTTGGCACAAACGGCACCGGGGGCCCAGCGTACGAGCCTGTCAAAATCGCAGTCCTCGATTCAGACATTTCTCCAAAACATCTAAAGCCATTCAGAATGCGAATCAAAGCCAGAGAGAACTTTGCGGGCGGGCAACAGAATGCTGCCGACACTGATCATGGCACGACAGTTGCTCAGTTGGTGCTCAAAGCGTGTCCAACAGCACATGTATACGTTGCTCAAGTCACCAAGCTGAATTCATTTGGCGAATCTGCCGTTGACGCTGAAGCCGCAGCAAAGGCAATTGAATACGCAGCTGATCCGACAGGCTGGGGAGTTGATATCATCACCATGTCGTTCGGCTGGACGCACGTCAATAAGCGCATTAGCGAggctctttcttttgctaaACAGCACGGCGTCCTCATGTTTGCCTCGACGACAAATTACGGATTTACCGAAACAAACAGCATTCTCTACCCAGGTCGCGCGCAAGAAGTAATCTGTGTAGACGCTGCAGAAGACACCGGGCAGTTGGCGGGCTTTGCCATTGAGGATATCATCCAAGGGCGCATCGAGAGATTCTCAGCCCCGGGCCTAGGTATAAAGAGTGCTATTTCAGGCGAATCAATGGATGGAAGCTCCTTTGCGTGTCCCCTGGCTGCAGGAATTGCGGCATTAGCACTCGAGTTTGCCAGACAAATCCCTTTATGCGGTAGCAAGAGTGTGCAAGAAGCAGTTCAGCAGCGCGAGGGCATGGTAAGAATTTTGAGGGAAATGTCAAAGCTAaactcatcgtcgtcatccagGTTCCTTTGCCCGTGGGAGCTTttgggtgatgatgatggagttTACGGAGGCGATGGGCGGCCTGGCAGCGCAAGATATTTCGTTGCCTATCGCTTTGTCCGTCTTCTAAGGCAGGAATTTGGTTCAGATATTGGAAAGGAAATATTTCCTTAA
- a CDS encoding uncharacterized protein (EggNog:ENOG41~TransMembrane:2 (n8-19c24/25o34-57i78-98o)), with translation MYAFFMSGIVLNFVLLLATPLVLRTRWFSLFTSLVGGVAGIVLTVAAIIATVISVAAKIALTAQDQLNIQCDIGAKMFAFMWIAALSTDFAFLLHAAMGCCCAPEKRNGSRIGSPSASTMQEKHDSYTLPNFIRRRKGMS, from the coding sequence ATGTACGCCTTCTTCATGTCCGGCATCGTCCTCAACTTCGTCCTCCTGCTCGCCACCCCTCTCGTCCTCCGAACGCGATGGTTCAGCCTCTTCACGTCCCTCGTCGGCGGCGTAGCGGGCATCGTCCTCACAGTGGCCGCAATCATCGCCACCGTCATCAGTGTTGCCGCCAAGATTGCCCTCACGGCGCAGGACCAGCTCAACATCCAGTGCGATATTGGCGCCAAGATGTTTGCCTTTATGTGGATCGCCGCCTTGTCCACGGATTTCGCATTCCTACTGCACGCCGCCATgggatgctgctgcgcacCGGAAAAGAGAAACGGCTCCAGAATCGGATCGCCCTCTGCATCGACCATGCAAGAGAAGCACGACTCTTACACATTGCCCAACTTTATTCGTCGGAGAAAGGGCATGTCATGA
- a CDS encoding uncharacterized protein (EggNog:ENOG41~TransMembrane:1 (o6-27i)), whose product MSVRTFAATVAGISYFITIPFLILVLIGNTHINPVLDDIFFFKLDVSHIIPISVENSNLLNSVARSLGLHDFYQVGVWSYCEGYNDEYVTSPASKLNFMRSCQRANAEFKS is encoded by the coding sequence atgaGTGTACGGACTTTTGCGGCCACCGTCGCCGGCATCAGCTACTTCATCACGATCCCattcctcatcctcgtcctcatcggCAACACTCACATCAACCCCGTTCTCGacgacatcttcttcttcaagctcgaCGTCTCTCACATCATCCCCATTTCGGTCGAAAACTCAAATCTGCTCAACTCCGTCGCGCGGAGTCTCGGCCTCCATGACTTTTATCAGGTTGGTGTGTGGAGTTACTGCGAGGGATACAATGATGAGTATGTCACTTCTCCTGCCTCGAAACTCAACTTCATGAGAAGCTGTCAGAGAGCCAATGCCGAGTTCAAAAGCTAA